Proteins co-encoded in one Acidobacteriota bacterium genomic window:
- the mnmG gene encoding tRNA uridine-5-carboxymethylaminomethyl(34) synthesis enzyme MnmG — MFDESFDVIVIGAGHAGCEAASASARLGAETALVTINLDLIGQMSCNPAVGGIAKGHVVREIDALGGIMGRVIDRTGIQFRLLNRSRGPAVQSPRAQADRSLYRTEMRRVLESTPNLHLRQGVVIDLNIENKRVVGVELQDSRRFSAKSVVIATGTFLNGTIHAGRKTFSAGRAGEPASIELAESLKAHGFPVGRLKTGTPPRLDGRTIDWDAFEPQPADEKPVAFSFATERIEQDQVQCYIGYTSERLHQTIRDNLHQSPLYSGKITGIGPRYCPSIEDKVVKFADKNRHQLFLEPEGRDTNEVYLNGFSTSLPSALQLELLRMVEGFEKVQIIRPGYAIEYDFVDPREMRPTMESTRMDGLFLAGQINGTTGYEEAACQGLMAGINAAFSTQGRKPFILGRDEAYIGVLTDDLIRHGVDEPYRLFTSRAEARLTLRHDNADERLSPKGREAGLLGDMDWERFNSKRDRIANLRSLLDHTRFKRSSVEYASVSQMLGVDLGDSITLSQLAMRQGVNSDLIKRLLPPDVAEELKETDLETALADSLYSGYIAKQKIATERVNHHDTLKVPEHFQFATIGGLSAEMVERLERARPQNFAQVRSIAGLTPAAVSSVLVHLTANTANRTSQN; from the coding sequence ATGTTTGACGAAAGTTTTGATGTGATCGTTATAGGTGCTGGCCACGCGGGTTGCGAGGCGGCGTCTGCCTCCGCGCGTCTCGGTGCCGAGACGGCGCTGGTCACCATAAATCTAGATCTAATCGGACAGATGTCGTGTAACCCTGCGGTCGGCGGTATTGCTAAAGGCCATGTTGTTCGTGAGATCGATGCACTGGGCGGTATCATGGGCCGCGTTATCGATCGGACGGGAATTCAGTTTCGACTATTGAACCGTTCGCGGGGGCCCGCTGTCCAATCGCCGCGTGCTCAGGCAGACCGCAGCCTGTACCGAACTGAGATGCGCCGGGTACTCGAATCAACGCCGAATCTGCACCTTCGTCAAGGCGTAGTGATTGACCTAAATATTGAGAACAAAAGAGTTGTCGGCGTAGAGCTGCAAGATTCCCGCCGTTTTTCGGCCAAATCAGTTGTCATCGCGACCGGCACATTTCTGAACGGCACGATCCATGCCGGGCGAAAAACCTTTTCGGCTGGCCGTGCGGGTGAACCTGCATCCATCGAGCTTGCCGAGAGCCTGAAAGCTCATGGTTTTCCGGTCGGTCGCCTAAAAACCGGAACGCCGCCGCGGCTTGATGGACGCACCATCGACTGGGATGCTTTCGAGCCGCAGCCGGCTGACGAAAAGCCCGTGGCATTTTCATTTGCCACCGAGAGAATCGAGCAGGATCAGGTACAGTGCTACATCGGTTACACAAGTGAGCGACTGCATCAGACGATTCGCGATAATCTGCATCAATCGCCGTTGTACTCAGGGAAGATCACCGGCATTGGACCCCGATATTGCCCGTCTATTGAAGACAAAGTCGTAAAGTTTGCCGATAAGAACCGCCATCAACTATTCCTCGAGCCCGAGGGAAGAGACACAAATGAGGTGTACCTCAATGGCTTCTCCACATCGCTTCCGTCGGCTTTGCAGCTTGAGTTGCTGAGGATGGTCGAGGGGTTTGAAAAGGTTCAAATAATCAGGCCAGGCTATGCCATCGAGTATGATTTCGTCGACCCGCGTGAAATGCGGCCGACGATGGAATCGACCCGTATGGACGGCTTGTTTCTTGCTGGACAGATCAACGGAACGACTGGTTACGAAGAGGCCGCATGCCAAGGCTTGATGGCGGGAATTAACGCCGCGTTCTCGACTCAGGGCCGCAAACCGTTTATTTTAGGGCGCGATGAAGCATATATTGGCGTTCTAACAGACGATCTCATCCGCCACGGGGTTGACGAGCCCTATAGGCTCTTTACGTCCCGTGCGGAAGCGAGATTAACACTTCGGCACGACAACGCCGATGAGCGTCTCTCACCGAAAGGCCGGGAAGCGGGGCTTTTGGGTGACATGGACTGGGAAAGGTTCAATTCAAAGCGTGACCGCATCGCAAATCTTCGAAGTCTGCTCGATCACACGCGTTTCAAGCGTTCGTCGGTTGAATACGCTAGTGTTTCTCAGATGCTTGGTGTTGATCTGGGTGATTCGATCACGCTCTCTCAGTTAGCTATGCGGCAGGGAGTAAATTCGGATCTTATCAAACGCCTGCTTCCCCCGGATGTTGCTGAAGAACTAAAAGAGACCGATCTGGAAACCGCTTTGGCCGATTCTTTGTACAGCGGCTACATAGCTAAGCAAAAGATCGCTACCGAAAGAGTAAACCACCACGACACTCTCAAAGTGCCTGAACACTTCCAGTTTGCAACGATCGGCGGGCTTTCGGCGGAAATGGTGGAGCGGCTCGAACGAGCCAGGCCCCAGAACTTCGCCCAGGTTCGTAGTATTGCTGGTTTGACGCCAGCAGCAGTTTCATCTGTTCTCGTTCATCTGACCGCGAACACGGCTAATCGGACAAGTCAAAACTAA
- a CDS encoding ParA family protein, with protein sequence MGKVIAIANQKGGVGKTTTAVNLSAALAAEGKKVLLVDADPQANATSGAGVPRVAGRKTLYNALVSGDSPREMVLPTEIDTLWVLPADKNLAGAEIELVERANRNYALREALAQVRDYFHYVLIDCPPSLGILTVNGLTAADSLLVPIQCEYYALEGVTELFDTLARLRRELNPKLAIEGLLLTMFDERTNLSSAVAKDLRDFYGSQVLETVIPRNVRLAEAPSFGKPILLYDPRSRGAESYVQLAKEIIKNG encoded by the coding sequence ATGGGCAAAGTAATAGCGATAGCAAATCAAAAAGGCGGTGTTGGCAAGACAACTACTGCCGTGAATCTGTCAGCGGCGTTGGCAGCTGAAGGCAAAAAAGTGTTGCTTGTGGATGCTGATCCGCAAGCCAACGCGACCTCTGGTGCTGGTGTCCCGCGCGTTGCGGGCAGGAAAACCTTATATAATGCACTGGTTTCTGGCGATTCGCCTCGCGAAATGGTTCTTCCGACCGAGATCGACACTCTTTGGGTTCTCCCGGCAGATAAGAATCTTGCCGGGGCTGAGATAGAACTCGTAGAACGGGCAAATAGAAACTACGCGCTGCGAGAGGCTCTGGCCCAGGTTCGTGATTATTTTCATTACGTACTGATCGATTGTCCGCCGTCGCTAGGAATATTGACCGTGAATGGCCTGACGGCTGCCGATTCGTTATTGGTTCCTATTCAATGCGAGTATTACGCACTTGAGGGTGTGACCGAGCTTTTTGACACACTTGCCCGGCTACGACGTGAATTGAATCCAAAGCTAGCGATCGAGGGCCTGCTGCTTACGATGTTTGACGAGCGGACCAATCTCTCGTCCGCAGTTGCCAAGGATCTGCGGGATTTCTACGGCAGCCAAGTGCTCGAAACGGTGATACCGCGAAATGTGCGTCTTGCCGAGGCTCCGAGCTTTGGCAAACCAATATTATTGTATGATCCGCGTTCGCGCGGTGCTGAGAGTTATGTCCAACTCGCCAAGGAGATAATAAAGAATGGCTAG
- the mnmE gene encoding tRNA uridine-5-carboxymethylaminomethyl(34) synthesis GTPase MnmE: protein MPNTIVALATPTGRSGIGIVRLSGGESLGITKKLVNDDGFSPAPRAAHLKQLHEPHTGEVIDEAIIAYFKAPHSFTGEDVVEISCHGSPVVLRRVIDVCLGLDARMADAGEFSLRALANGRMNLAEAEAIRDLIDAQTTASARQAIRQMRGEFSNRLQPIKDDLLNVIVVLESALEFVEDDLPEVQAEGVKTKIAAIAAEIERLASTFKAGRLIREGLRVALVGRPNVGKSSLFNALLGSDRAIVTEIAGTTRDQVHERFTIGDIPISLIDTAGLRETTDMVESIGVERSRATMADADIVVVMLDASVQTSDEDREILASVKDLNYIVALNKIDKVPSTDVDRIVAAENSSLAYLRERLIPLSAKTGEGLDDLKHNIVGPFRAEDVSTSGFLVTDARHHDLLTRAKDEIENSLELMNQKISEEIVLIGLHNALRYLGQITGETTTEDMLTRIFSTFCIGK from the coding sequence ATGCCGAACACCATTGTCGCACTTGCAACACCCACGGGCCGCAGCGGCATCGGAATTGTCCGCCTGAGCGGTGGCGAATCGCTCGGGATAACGAAGAAATTGGTCAATGATGACGGCTTTTCACCCGCACCCCGCGCCGCACATCTCAAACAACTTCACGAACCACATACCGGCGAAGTAATAGACGAAGCGATAATCGCGTATTTCAAGGCACCGCATTCCTTCACCGGCGAAGACGTTGTCGAGATAAGCTGTCACGGGTCGCCCGTTGTCCTGCGACGGGTAATCGACGTTTGTCTTGGCTTGGACGCACGGATGGCCGATGCGGGTGAATTCTCGCTTCGTGCTCTCGCAAATGGGAGGATGAACCTTGCTGAGGCGGAGGCAATACGGGATCTGATCGATGCACAAACTACCGCATCGGCGCGGCAGGCGATCCGGCAGATGCGTGGGGAATTTTCTAACCGGCTTCAGCCTATAAAGGATGATCTTCTAAATGTGATAGTTGTTCTTGAATCCGCACTTGAGTTCGTCGAGGACGATCTCCCGGAAGTTCAGGCGGAAGGAGTGAAAACCAAAATAGCAGCGATCGCAGCTGAGATTGAAAGACTTGCGTCGACATTCAAAGCCGGTCGTCTAATACGCGAGGGGCTAAGAGTCGCTTTAGTTGGGCGTCCGAATGTGGGTAAGTCTAGTCTTTTCAATGCTTTACTGGGCAGCGACCGTGCTATTGTAACTGAGATCGCCGGAACGACGCGGGATCAAGTCCACGAGAGATTTACCATTGGCGATATTCCGATCTCCTTGATCGATACGGCTGGGCTTCGCGAAACGACCGACATGGTCGAAAGTATAGGCGTTGAACGTTCGAGGGCAACCATGGCGGACGCCGATATTGTTGTCGTAATGCTTGACGCTAGTGTACAGACATCGGATGAAGACCGGGAAATTCTTGCTAGCGTAAAGGATTTGAATTACATCGTCGCGCTGAATAAGATCGACAAAGTTCCGTCTACAGATGTTGATCGCATTGTCGCCGCAGAAAACTCGAGCCTTGCATACCTTCGTGAAAGGCTAATTCCCCTTTCTGCCAAAACTGGCGAAGGCCTCGACGATCTAAAACACAACATTGTCGGACCGTTTAGAGCCGAGGATGTATCAACCTCGGGATTTCTTGTTACCGATGCGAGACATCATGACCTGCTCACCCGAGCGAAAGATGAGATCGAAAACTCGCTGGAATTAATGAACCAAAAGATAAGCGAAGAGATCGTTCTTATCGGCCTTCACAATGCCCTCCGCTATCTTGGTCAGATCACGGGCGAAACTACCACCGAAGACATGCTAACTCGTATCTTTTCAACATTTTGCATCGGAAAGTAG
- a CDS encoding ParB/RepB/Spo0J family partition protein, with the protein MARQTLGRGLSALLGDEQPTPAGEAPSYEIDIDLIEPNPEQPRTRFAEANLEELTKSIRANGVIQPIVVRKFGTRYQIVAGERRWRASQRAELRRIPAIVKEVSDEKLLEIALIENIQRHELNPLEEARAYRKLIDTIGLTQEQVADRIGKERSSVAASMRLLRLPEEIQRLIEEGGLTSAHGRALLGTDDAKIQKVAAMAAIEHNWSVRETEKALRRIKKGDLPDDNSAKPERVVDPNVKAAETKLMRTLNTNVKIHEGRKGIGGKIEIEYYSLDDLDRIFSVILKK; encoded by the coding sequence ATGGCTAGACAAACACTGGGACGAGGTTTGAGTGCACTGCTGGGAGACGAACAACCGACGCCTGCTGGTGAGGCTCCGTCATATGAGATCGACATAGATCTGATCGAGCCTAATCCGGAGCAACCGCGTACGCGTTTTGCGGAGGCGAACCTTGAGGAACTGACCAAATCGATCCGGGCGAATGGCGTGATCCAGCCGATCGTTGTCCGTAAATTTGGCACTCGATATCAGATCGTTGCGGGTGAACGGCGTTGGAGGGCATCGCAGCGAGCCGAATTGCGGCGCATACCGGCTATTGTAAAGGAAGTATCAGACGAAAAGCTGCTCGAGATCGCTCTGATCGAGAATATTCAGAGACATGAGCTAAACCCGCTCGAAGAAGCTCGTGCATACCGTAAACTTATTGATACCATTGGACTTACGCAGGAACAGGTAGCTGACCGGATCGGTAAAGAAAGGTCCTCGGTGGCTGCCAGTATGCGGCTTCTACGGCTTCCGGAAGAGATACAGAGGCTGATCGAAGAAGGCGGGCTGACTTCTGCCCACGGGAGAGCACTGCTCGGCACGGACGACGCAAAGATACAGAAGGTCGCGGCGATGGCTGCGATTGAGCACAACTGGTCGGTTCGTGAGACAGAAAAGGCTCTGCGGCGTATCAAGAAGGGCGACCTGCCTGACGACAATTCGGCGAAACCTGAACGGGTTGTTGACCCGAATGTGAAGGCGGCTGAGACGAAGCTCATGCGTACGTTGAATACGAATGTGAAGATCCACGAAGGCAGGAAGGGTATCGGGGGAAAGATAGAGATCGAGTACTACAGCCTCGACGATCTTGATCGTATTTTTTCGGTTATCTTAAAGAAATAA